From a single Salmo salar chromosome ssa22, Ssal_v3.1, whole genome shotgun sequence genomic region:
- the LOC100286414 gene encoding fibromodulin, giving the protein MRGVCVFLLACIMPLSVAMPDRQDPFLWLSALHGRGYNEGSLLADTTGGECPDECDCPPSFPIAMYCDGRGLTAMPTVPSRMKYLYLQHNEITALPDSTLANSTNLVWVMLHHNALSTDKIGKRAFAKLQGLERLYLQHNNLTGVPPNLPRSLRDLRLNNNNINKITPEALGGMDNLTILYLHDNALTEMGTSLRGLNSLTLLDVSGNKLKKVPDSLPEHIHQLYLESNAISAVPEGFLGKFSQLQYIRMGHNQLTDKGIPPNTFNVTGLVELDLSFNQLERIPPVSQTLEHLYLQANHIKEFTLGSFCSVVDVINFSKLRTVRLDGNEISTGDVPSDSVLCLRMANTIEV; this is encoded by the exons ATGCGTGGTGTGTGCGTGTTCCTTTTGGCGTGCATCATGCCGCTATCCGTCGCCATGCCAGACAGGCAGGACCCGTTTCTCTGGCTGTCCGCCCTGCATGGTCGCGGTTACAACGAGGGCTCCCTATTAGCCGACACCACCGGGGGGGAGTGTCCTGATGAGTGTGACTGCCCGCCCTCCTTTCCCATCGCTATGTACTGTGACGGACGGGGGCTGACAGCCATGCCCACCGTGCCCTCCAGGATGAAgtacctgtacctgcagcacAACGAGATCACCGCCCTGCCAGACTCCACCTTGGCTAACTCTACTAACCTAGTCTGGGTCATGTTGCATCACAACGCGCTGTCTACAGACAAAATCGGCAAGAGG GCGTTTGCCAAGCTGCAAGGGTTGGAGCGTCTGTATCTACAACATAACAACCTGACTGGTGTTCCCCCCAACCTGCCACGCTCACTACGAGACCTCAGacttaacaacaacaacatcaacaag ATTACGCCAGAGGCCCTGGGGGGCATGGACAACCTGACCATCCTGTATCTCCATGACAACGCTTTGACGGAGATGGGCACATCTCTTAGGGGGTTGAACTCACTCACACTCCTCGACGTCAGTGGCAACAAGCTGAAAAAG GTTCCAGACAGCCTCCCAGAGCACATCCACCAGCTGTACCTGGAGTCTAATGCCATCAGCGCTGTCCCAGAGGGATTCCTCGGTAAGTTCTCCCAGCTGCAGTACATTCGCATGGGCCACAACCAGCTGACGGACAAGGGCATCCCCCCCAACACCTTCAACGTGACTGGCCTGGTGGAGCTGGACCTCAGCTTTAACCAGCTGGAGAGGATCCCCCCCGTCAGCCAGACGCTAGAGCACCTCTACCTACAGGCCAACCACATCAAAG aGTTTACCCTGGGTAGTTTCTGTAGTGTTGTGGACGTGATTAACTTCTCCAAACTGAGGACGGTGCGTCTGGATGGGAATGAGATCAGCACCGGGGATGTCCCCTCCGACTCAGTCCTTTGTCTGCGCATGGCCAACACCATCGAGGTGTAA